A part of Miscanthus floridulus cultivar M001 chromosome 6, ASM1932011v1, whole genome shotgun sequence genomic DNA contains:
- the LOC136458632 gene encoding acidic endochitinase-like: MAANLKWPPVLALLLVAAMVGSTSAGNIAVYWGQNGNEGTLADTCNSGLYAYVILAFLTTFGNGQTPVLNLAGHCDPGSGGCTGLSSDIQSCQSQGIKVLLSIGGATGSYGLSSTDDANSVADYLWNSYLGGSDGSTRPLGAAVLDGVDFDIENGQSAHFDDLANALKGKGSVLLSAAPQCPYPDASLGPALQTGQFDNVWIQFYNNPGCAYANGDDTNLVNAWSTWTSSVTAGSFYLGVPASTQAAGSGYIDPGTLTGTVIPAIQGVGKYGGIMVWNRFYDVQNNYSSQVKGSV, encoded by the coding sequence ATGGCGGCTAATCTCAAGTGGCCTCCTGTTCTGGCCCTTCTCCTCGTTGCTGCCATGGTTGGCAGCACCAGTGCTGGCAATATCGCCGTGTACTGGGGCCAGAACGGCAACGAAGGCACCCTGGCGGACACCTGCAACTCCGGGCTCTACGCCTACGTCATCCTCGCGTTCCTCACGACCTTCGGCAACGGACAGACCCCGGTCCTGAACCTCGCCGGGCACTGTGACCCGGGCTCCGGCGGCTGCACGGGCCTGAGCAGCGACATCCAGAGCTGCCAGTCGCAGGGCATCAAGGTGCTCCTCTCCATCGGCGGCGCCACCGGCAGCTACGGCCTCTCCTCCACCGACGACGCCAACAGCGTGGCCGACTACCTGTGGAACAGCTACCTGGGCGGCAGCGACGGCTCGACCCGCCCGctcggcgccgccgtgctcgacgGCGTCGACTTCGACATCGAGAACGGGCAGTCGGCGCACTTCGACGACCTGGCGAACGCGCTCAAGGGCAAAGGGAGCGTGCTGCTGTCGGCGGCGCCGCAGTGCCCCTACCCGGACGCGTCGCTGGGGCCCGCGCTGCAGACGGGGCAGTTCGACAACGTGTGGATCCAGTTCTACAACAACCCCGGGTGCGCGTACGCCAACGGCGACGACACCAACCTGGTGAACGCCTGGAGCACGTGGACCAGCAGCGTCACGGCGGGGAGCTTCTACCTCGGCGTGCCGGCGTCGACCCAGGCCGCCGGCAGCGGGTACATCGATCCCGGCACGCTGACGGGCACGGTGATCCCCGCCATCCAGGGCGTTGGCAAGTACGGCGGCATCATGGTGTGGAACCGCTTCTACGACGTGCAGAACAACTACAGCAGCCAGGTGAAGGGCAGCGTCTGA